Proteins encoded together in one Variovorax paradoxus window:
- the rseP gene encoding RIP metalloprotease RseP, which yields MLTVIAFVVAIGVLIAVHEYGHYRVAVACGVKVLRFSVGFGKTLYRWQPKRQHPGQSTEFVIGAFPLGGYVKMLDEREGPVAPEERHRAFNTQPLRSRAAIVAAGPIANLLLAVVLYTAVNWIGVDEPVAKLARPVAASLAEAAGLRGGEHVTRAGFDGDLAPVQSFEDLRWRMTRGALDGRDLTLEVAGEGGRPERQIVLPLSRMQAKDADPQMFRKIGVLAPLTRPEIGEVMAGSAAERAGLRNGDLVRAIGNTPIVDGQQLREVIRTSIDGGQPRVQAWQVQRGGQLVELEVRPELREEAGVKVGRIGAYVGAPPEMVKVRQGPVDGVWHGIVRTWEVSALTVRMMGKMVIGEASLKNLSGPLTIADYAGKSASLGLTQYLVFLALISVSLGVLNLMPLPVLDGGHLMYYLWEGLTGKSVSDAWMERLQRGGVALLLVMMSVALFNDVTRLFG from the coding sequence ATGCTCACCGTCATCGCCTTTGTGGTTGCCATCGGCGTCCTGATTGCCGTGCACGAATACGGCCATTACCGCGTTGCGGTCGCTTGCGGCGTCAAGGTGCTGCGGTTCTCGGTGGGGTTCGGCAAGACGCTGTACCGCTGGCAGCCCAAGCGCCAGCATCCTGGCCAGTCGACCGAGTTCGTCATTGGCGCATTCCCTCTCGGCGGCTACGTCAAGATGCTCGATGAGCGCGAGGGGCCGGTTGCGCCTGAAGAGCGACACCGCGCCTTCAACACGCAGCCGTTGCGCTCGCGCGCCGCCATCGTTGCCGCGGGGCCCATTGCCAACCTGCTGCTCGCGGTCGTGCTTTACACGGCCGTCAACTGGATCGGAGTGGACGAGCCGGTCGCCAAGCTGGCCCGTCCCGTGGCTGCCTCATTGGCCGAGGCCGCGGGCCTGCGCGGCGGCGAGCACGTCACCCGCGCCGGTTTCGACGGCGACCTGGCACCCGTGCAATCGTTCGAGGACCTTCGCTGGCGCATGACGCGCGGCGCCCTCGATGGCCGAGACCTGACGCTCGAAGTCGCAGGCGAGGGCGGCCGGCCCGAGCGCCAGATCGTGCTGCCCCTGAGCCGCATGCAGGCCAAGGACGCCGACCCGCAGATGTTCCGCAAGATCGGCGTGCTCGCTCCGCTCACGCGGCCCGAGATCGGCGAGGTCATGGCAGGCAGTGCCGCAGAGCGCGCCGGCCTTCGCAACGGCGATCTGGTGCGGGCCATCGGCAACACGCCAATCGTCGACGGGCAGCAGCTGCGCGAGGTGATCCGGACGTCGATCGACGGCGGCCAGCCGCGCGTGCAAGCCTGGCAGGTGCAGCGCGGCGGCCAACTGGTCGAGCTCGAAGTCAGGCCGGAGCTGCGTGAAGAGGCTGGCGTGAAGGTCGGCCGGATCGGCGCCTACGTGGGCGCGCCGCCCGAAATGGTCAAGGTCCGGCAGGGGCCTGTCGACGGTGTGTGGCACGGCATCGTGCGCACCTGGGAGGTCTCGGCGCTCACCGTTCGCATGATGGGCAAGATGGTGATTGGCGAGGCTTCGCTCAAGAACCTGAGCGGGCCGCTCACGATTGCCGACTATGCGGGCAAGTCCGCAAGCCTCGGGCTGACCCAGTACCTGGTGTTCCTTGCGCTGATCAGCGTGAGCCTGGGCGTGCTCAATCTCATGCCGCTGCCGGTCCTCGATGGGGGACACCTGATGTATTATCTTTGGGAGGGCCTGACCGGCAAGAGCGTCTCTGACGCTTGGATGGAACGGCTTCAGCGCGGCGGTGTCGCTTTGCTGCTGGTCATGATGTCGGTCGCACTCTTCAACGACGTCACGCGGCTCTTTGGTTAA